From Rutidosis leptorrhynchoides isolate AG116_Rl617_1_P2 chromosome 3, CSIRO_AGI_Rlap_v1, whole genome shotgun sequence, a single genomic window includes:
- the LOC139900034 gene encoding 23.6 kDa heat shock protein, mitochondrial-like, with amino-acid sequence MFKFVARSRVLNHAVTTCSRSIVMPAFSASSSSSVTSQFVNTTSFRLYTTGDEPHERHVPGLFDRLSMYRRLRRGLKRTYNPSNVQLVCPDKTREDDDGLYITIPLNRVKPEDLKVTVDHGAVFIQGTLKSTVKNVDDGREIDKYVCWVDVPDIDLQDKIFKIRDIKAEYNPYRALLKLTIPKLKEEDLLFDVNFKTNHDKNSCLD; translated from the exons ATGTTTAAGTTTGTTGCTCGTTCGCGTGTTCTAAATCATGCAGTGACGACCTGCAGCAGATCTATTGTTATGCCGGCGTTCTCTGCATCGTCATCATCATCTGTGACGTCTCAGTTTGTTAACACAACAAGCTTTCGCCTCTATACTACTGGCGATGAGCCACATGAGCGCCATGTTCCTG GTTTGTTTGATCGATTATCAATGTATCGAAGGCTAAGACGTGGCTTAAAGAGGACTTATAATCCTTCGAATGTGCAGCTTGTTTGTCCAGACAAAACAAGGGAAGATGATGACGGTCTCTACATCACCATTCCTTTGAATCGAGTGAAGCCTGAGGATTTGAAGGTGACTGTTGATCATGGCGCTGTGTTCATCCAAGGAACGCTTAAATCCACAGTGAAAAATGTTGATGACGGCAGGGAAATCGATAAGTATGTTTGCTGGGTTGATGTGCCAGATATCGATTTGCAAGATAAGATCTTCAAGATTAGGGATATCAAGGCTGAGTATAATCCCTATCGTGCACTGTTGAAGTTAACAATTCCTAAGCTCAAAGAAGAAGATTTGTTGTTTGATGTCAATTTCAAGACTAATCATGATAAGAACTCCTGTTTGGACTAA
- the LOC139896208 gene encoding T-complex protein 1 subunit eta-like, with protein sequence MASMMQPQIILLKEGTDTSQGKPQLVSNINACMAVADVVRTTLGPRGMDKLIHDDKGNTTISNDGATIMKLLDIVHPAAKILVDIARSQDSEVGDGTTTVVLLAGEFLREAKPFIEDGVHPQNLIRSFRTASFMAVEKVKELAVSIEGKSLDEKRSLLAKCAATTLSSKLIGGEKDFFATMVVDAVVAIGNDDRLNMIGIKKVPGGTMRDSFLVNGVAFKKTFSYAGFEQQPKKFLNPKLLLLNIELELKSEKENAEIRLSDPLQYQSIVDAEWNIIYDKLYKCVKSGAKIVLSRLAIGDLATQYFADRDIFCAGRVAEDDLHRVAAATGGTVQTSVNNVIDEVLGSCEVFEEKQVGNERFNIFSGCPSGQTATIVLRGGADQFIEEAERSLHDAIMIVRRAMKNSTVVAGGGAIDMEISRYLWQHARNIAGKSQLFINAFAKALEVIPRQLCDNAGFDATDVLNKLRQKHALPSGEGALYGVDINTGGICDSFANFVWEPAVVKINAINAATEAACLILSVDETVKNPKSESAQGDAAGMGRGRGGGGMRGGRGRGMRRR encoded by the exons ATGGCATCTATGATG CAACCTCAGATCATACTGCTTAAAGAAGGTACAGACACATCACAAGGGAAGCCTCAGTTAGTGAGCAACATTAATGCTTGTATGGCTGTAGCCGATGTAGTCCGAACAACCCTAGGTCCTAGAGGTATGGATAAATTGATTCATGATGATAAGGGTAACACTACGATCTCGAATGATGGTGCTACAATCATGAAATTGCTTGATATCGTTCATCCTGCTGCCAAGATTCTTGTTGATATCGCCAGGTCACAAGATTCAGAG GTTGGTGATGGAACCACTACTGTTGTTCTTCTTGCTGGTGAGTTTTTGAGAGAAGCCAAGCCATTCATTGAAGATGGTGTTCATCCTCAAAATCTGATAAGAAGCTTTAGAACCGCTTCATTTATG GCAGTTGAGAAGGTTAAAGAATTAGCTGTAAGCATAGAGGGAAAAAGTTTAGATGAAAAAAGAAGCTTGTTAGCTAAATGTGCTGCCACAACATTGTCATCAAAGCTTATTGGAGGCGAGAAAGATTTTTTCGCAACTATGGTTGTGGACGCTGTCGTTGCAATTGGAAATGATGATAGATTGAACATGATTGGAATAAAGAAG GTTCCTGGTGGTACGATGCGGGACTCATTTCTTGTGAATGGTGTTGCATTCAAGAAGACCTTTTCATATGCTGGGTTTGAGCAGCAACCCAAAAAGTTTTTGAATCCAAAGCTTCTGCTGTTGAACATCGAATTGGAACTAAAATCAGAAAAAGAAAATGCTGAGATAAG ACTTTCGGATCCATTGCAATATCAATCGATAGTTGATGCAGAATGGAATATCATATATGATAAGTTGTATAAGTGTGTAAAAAGTGGCGCCAAAATTGTTTTGTCGCGTCTGGCAATTGGTGATTTGGCAACACAG TATTTTGCTGACCGAGATATCTTTTGTGCCGGGCGAGTTGCTGAAGATGATCTGCATCGTGTTGCAGCTGCAACTGGGGGTACCGTGCAGACATCAGTCAACAATGTTATAGACGAG GTTCTTGGGTCATGTGAGGTATTTGAAGAAAAGCAAGTTGGAAATGAAAGATTCAACATATTTAGTGGATGTCCTTCAGGCCAGACTGCTACTATTGTTCTTCGAGGTGGAGCTGATCAG TTTATTGAAGAAGCTGAGCGGAGTTTACATGATGCCATCATGATTGTGAGGAGGGCCATGAAGAATTCGACAGTCGTTGCTGGTGGTGGTGCGATAGAT ATGGAGATAAGCCGGTACCTGTGGCAACATGCACGTAATATAGCTGGAAAGTCCCAGCTATTTATCAATGCTTTCGCTAAAGCACTCGAG GTTATTCCACGACAACTTTGCGACAATGCTGGATTTGATGCAACTGATGTACTTAACAAACTGAGGCAAAAACATGCACTTCCATCTG GTGAAGGTGCTCTTTATGGAGTAGATATCAACACAGGTGGAATTTGTGATTCCTTTGCCAACTTTGTGTGGGAGCCAGCAGTGGTAAAG ATTAATGCTATAAACGCTGCAACTGAGGCAGCATGCCTTATCTTAAGCGTTGATGAAACAGTGAAGAACCCCAAG TCGGAGAGTGCACAGGGAGACGCTGCTGGTATGGGTAGAGGACGTGGTGGCGGCGGCATGCGCGGTGGACGTGGAAGAGGGATGCGTAGACGTTAA